A portion of the Micromonospora vinacea genome contains these proteins:
- a CDS encoding DoxX family protein, translating to MIAVLEGVLVVATILCALANAIEVTAKVIRADFVMRNCAEVGLSARWIPYLALVEGAGVVGLVLGLLGVRPFGLAAALGLVLFFVGALLAHARTRAFHNIAFPAVFLVLAVAAVGHFASTSA from the coding sequence ATGATCGCCGTACTGGAGGGAGTCCTGGTCGTCGCGACCATCCTGTGCGCCCTCGCCAACGCCATCGAGGTGACCGCCAAGGTGATCAGGGCCGACTTCGTGATGCGCAACTGCGCCGAGGTCGGGCTGTCCGCGCGGTGGATCCCCTACCTCGCACTGGTCGAGGGGGCCGGCGTCGTGGGTCTGGTGCTCGGCCTTCTCGGCGTACGTCCCTTCGGATTGGCCGCAGCCCTCGGCCTCGTCCTGTTCTTCGTCGGCGCGCTCCTGGCTCACGCCCGCACGCGGGCGTTCCACAACATCGCGTTTCCCGCGGTCTTCCTCGTCCTCGCCGTCGCCGCCGTGGGGCATTTCGCGTCGACGAGCGCCTGA
- a CDS encoding sigma-70 family RNA polymerase sigma factor, protein MELVEHFEASRARLMSLAYRIVGSHNDAEDAVQAAWLRARSADPAQLVNPEGWLTTVTARLCLDQLRARHRRREVALTADDIPAEQLAADEAFIRREDVSRALLVVLHELSPPQRVAYVLHDLFAVPFDEIGPVLDTTVAAAKKLASRARIRLRDAPAVDLPGSAHQMEIIDAFLAAARGGDIPRLVTLLAPDVVRTADLGFLADGTAPVVRGAWAVAEETRAFVDRIAAAAPVLVEGHPGAVIAPGGHPFALIRIGVHDGLVTSIDITPTSAAPCPSRRPRCVMLSPLKIAYHTVWYARLMGTRDLWLGEGIVVLTDEGPAGLRIDRLAARLGLTKGSFHHHFTGVADYHAALLTHIEHGQVNLLDGLSGELATVDPVDALRALPSRLDELFDAELDRALRAWAIGNDGARGVVERVDSARLTFLETLWNRVVLDPTRARAAALLPHLLLIGANAIRPPLDAASRRAVFDLLPDLIPHV, encoded by the coding sequence GTGGAACTCGTCGAACACTTCGAGGCATCGAGGGCCCGACTGATGTCGTTGGCCTATCGCATCGTCGGCTCGCACAACGATGCCGAAGACGCGGTGCAGGCCGCCTGGCTGCGCGCGCGGTCAGCCGACCCGGCGCAACTGGTCAACCCCGAGGGCTGGCTCACCACGGTGACGGCACGCCTGTGCCTCGACCAGCTTCGCGCCCGCCATCGCCGGCGCGAAGTCGCGCTCACGGCCGACGACATCCCCGCCGAGCAGCTCGCGGCCGACGAGGCGTTCATCCGTCGTGAGGACGTCTCCCGGGCGCTGCTGGTCGTGCTCCACGAACTGTCTCCCCCGCAGCGGGTGGCCTACGTGCTGCATGACCTCTTCGCCGTCCCGTTCGACGAGATCGGGCCCGTGCTCGACACGACGGTGGCCGCGGCGAAGAAGCTCGCGAGTCGAGCGCGGATCCGGCTCAGGGACGCTCCCGCGGTCGACCTGCCGGGATCCGCCCACCAGATGGAGATCATCGACGCGTTCCTCGCCGCAGCGCGTGGCGGCGACATCCCGCGGCTCGTCACGCTCCTGGCGCCGGACGTCGTCCGCACGGCCGACCTCGGATTCCTCGCCGACGGCACCGCGCCTGTCGTCCGGGGCGCCTGGGCGGTCGCGGAGGAGACCAGGGCGTTCGTGGACCGCATCGCGGCCGCCGCCCCGGTCCTCGTTGAGGGTCACCCGGGAGCGGTGATCGCCCCTGGTGGGCACCCATTCGCATTGATCCGGATCGGCGTCCACGACGGCCTCGTCACGAGCATCGACATCACCCCTACGAGCGCGGCACCGTGTCCCTCCCGGCGGCCTCGGTGCGTGATGCTCAGTCCACTCAAGATTGCATACCATACCGTATGGTATGCTCGATTGATGGGAACACGTGATCTCTGGCTCGGCGAGGGCATCGTGGTATTGACCGACGAGGGGCCGGCGGGTCTGCGGATCGACCGTCTGGCTGCCCGCCTCGGCCTGACGAAGGGGTCGTTCCATCACCACTTCACGGGGGTCGCCGACTACCACGCGGCGTTGCTGACTCATATCGAGCATGGACAGGTCAACCTGTTGGATGGGCTGTCAGGCGAGCTCGCGACCGTCGATCCGGTCGACGCCCTGCGGGCCCTTCCCTCGCGGCTCGACGAGCTGTTCGACGCCGAGCTGGATCGGGCGCTGCGGGCGTGGGCGATCGGGAACGACGGTGCGCGTGGCGTGGTCGAACGCGTCGACAGCGCACGGCTCACTTTCCTCGAGACCCTCTGGAACCGCGTTGTGCTTGACCCGACCCGGGCGCGTGCCGCCGCCCTGCTGCCGCATCTTCTCCTGATCGGAGCGAACGCCATCCGCCCACCGCTCGACGCTGCCAGTCGACGTGCGGTGTTCGACCTACTGCCAGACCTGATTCCCCATGTCTGA